In the genome of Hyphomonas sp. Mor2, one region contains:
- a CDS encoding phosphoserine transaminase, with protein sequence MTDVAKPDVRPACPHFSSGPTAKRPGFSLEKLQSAALGRSHRSATAKAKLKQAIERTKDILGLPEDYRVAIVPASDTGAVEMCMWSMLGQRAVDVFAWESFGKDWVTDAVNELKLVDCNIHVGDYGVLPPFEQARDDADIVFTWNGTTSGVRVPNADWIKPNPDRVVICDATSAVFAQDMEWDKLDVVTYSWQKVLGGEAAHGMLILSPNAVRRLESYKPDRPLPKLFRMTKGGKLNEALFEGSTINTPSLLCTEDYLQALDWAEECGGYQGLKARSDRSLEILEAWVAKTDWIEFLCADDDVRSNSGVTFSIVHPTFAKMDEPTQRDFIKRMMKRLEDEDACFDANGYAKAPPGLRIWCGATVEPDDVAKLTPWLDWTFAEELAAL encoded by the coding sequence ATGACTGACGTCGCCAAGCCGGACGTGCGCCCTGCATGCCCGCATTTTTCTTCCGGACCGACTGCAAAGCGCCCCGGATTCTCGCTCGAAAAACTACAATCTGCAGCGCTCGGTCGCTCGCACCGTTCTGCTACGGCGAAAGCCAAGCTGAAACAGGCCATCGAACGCACCAAGGACATTCTCGGTCTGCCTGAGGATTACCGGGTCGCGATTGTGCCGGCGTCTGATACAGGCGCAGTCGAGATGTGCATGTGGTCCATGCTTGGTCAGCGCGCGGTTGATGTGTTTGCCTGGGAAAGCTTCGGCAAGGACTGGGTCACCGACGCGGTGAACGAGCTCAAGCTTGTCGACTGCAACATCCATGTGGGCGACTATGGCGTCCTGCCGCCCTTTGAGCAGGCGCGCGACGATGCAGATATCGTGTTCACCTGGAACGGTACGACGTCCGGTGTGCGCGTGCCGAATGCGGATTGGATCAAGCCGAACCCGGACCGCGTCGTGATCTGCGATGCAACCTCAGCCGTGTTCGCGCAGGACATGGAGTGGGACAAGCTCGATGTGGTGACCTATAGCTGGCAGAAAGTGCTCGGCGGCGAAGCCGCGCACGGCATGCTGATCCTGTCTCCGAACGCGGTGCGCCGCCTGGAAAGCTACAAGCCGGATCGCCCGCTGCCCAAATTGTTCCGCATGACCAAAGGCGGCAAGCTGAATGAAGCCTTGTTCGAAGGCAGCACGATCAATACGCCGTCTCTTTTGTGTACGGAAGACTATCTCCAGGCGCTCGATTGGGCTGAGGAATGCGGTGGGTATCAGGGCCTCAAGGCCCGTTCGGATCGCTCGCTCGAAATTCTCGAAGCCTGGGTCGCCAAGACCGATTGGATCGAATTCCTGTGCGCCGATGATGACGTGCGCTCGAACTCGGGTGTCACTTTCTCAATCGTCCATCCCACGTTTGCAAAGATGGATGAGCCGACGCAACGCGATTTCATCAAACGAATGATGAAACGCCTTGAGGATGAGGATGCCTGCTTCGATGCCAACGGCTACGCCAAAGCCCCTCCCGGCTTGCGTATCTGGTGCGGGGCCACGGTTGAGCCGGACGATGTCGCGAAATTGACGCCGTGGCTCGATTGGACCTTCGCGGAAGAGCTTGCTGCGCTTTAG